The following are from one region of the Sandaracinus amylolyticus genome:
- a CDS encoding AAA family ATPase, with protein sequence MTKLEIEEIREGAVMEATFWANPVEDSRFKYRATHLDGRRAPKVVLSDDARIQPGVPCLVRIEAIHKPERADHGYIEAKWERPAPFRIEGVWIDPVVAKKLQILLESGLNILLDGPQGCGKTTLARAIAESLGMEFVFFNCGAVVEASDFLATIQVRASASGAPVTDFVKTDVLLAIEQANETKDERYLVFLDELNRCPESARNALMPALDATRRVFHPVENRFVTIPDHVQFVAAVNRGREFSGTFGIDAAQLDRFAPLQMRYPPPPEEVKLLRARHPSLGKELVETLVAIADAVRHAPELGQSLSVRATDEACVYLEHPLMSEEPRANLPDVLKSSFCGRFSGRWDDPGSDAGAVWATVTRVLRERGEPVA encoded by the coding sequence ATGACGAAGCTGGAGATCGAAGAGATCCGCGAGGGCGCGGTGATGGAGGCGACGTTCTGGGCGAACCCGGTCGAGGACTCGCGCTTCAAGTACCGCGCGACGCACCTCGACGGGCGGCGCGCGCCCAAGGTCGTGCTCAGCGACGACGCGCGCATCCAGCCCGGCGTCCCGTGCCTCGTGCGCATCGAGGCGATCCACAAGCCCGAGCGAGCCGATCACGGCTACATCGAGGCGAAGTGGGAGCGCCCCGCGCCCTTCCGCATCGAGGGCGTGTGGATCGATCCCGTCGTCGCGAAGAAGCTGCAGATCCTGCTCGAGAGCGGGCTCAACATCCTGCTCGACGGCCCCCAGGGCTGCGGCAAGACGACGCTCGCGCGCGCGATCGCGGAGTCGCTCGGGATGGAGTTCGTGTTCTTCAACTGCGGCGCGGTGGTCGAGGCGAGCGACTTCCTCGCGACCATCCAGGTGCGAGCGAGCGCGTCGGGCGCGCCGGTCACCGACTTCGTCAAGACCGACGTGCTCCTCGCGATCGAGCAGGCGAACGAGACGAAGGACGAGCGCTATCTCGTCTTCCTCGACGAGCTCAATCGCTGCCCCGAGAGCGCGCGCAACGCGCTGATGCCCGCGCTCGACGCGACGCGACGCGTGTTCCATCCGGTGGAGAACCGCTTCGTGACGATCCCCGATCACGTGCAGTTCGTCGCGGCGGTGAACCGCGGTCGAGAGTTCTCGGGCACGTTCGGCATCGACGCGGCGCAGCTCGATCGTTTCGCGCCGCTCCAGATGCGCTACCCGCCGCCGCCCGAGGAGGTGAAGCTGCTGCGCGCGCGTCATCCCTCGCTCGGCAAGGAGCTCGTCGAGACGCTCGTCGCGATCGCCGATGCAGTGCGCCACGCGCCCGAGCTCGGACAGAGCCTCTCGGTGCGCGCCACCGACGAGGCGTGCGTGTACCTCGAGCATCCGCTGATGAGCGAGGAGCCGCGCGCGAACCTGCCCGACGTGCTCAAGTCGAGCTTCTGCGGCCGCTTCTCGGGCCGCTGGGACGATCCGGGCAGCGACGCAGGCGCGGTGTGGGCGACGGTGACGCGCGTGCTGCGCGAGCGCGGGGAACCGGTGGCGTGA
- a CDS encoding phosphotransferase family protein — protein sequence MPDRSDKLPAGLRAHLASLFPGARVVRACALGPDAHPPSDETEKELGYGHPLRVTLATETGTTHDVVLHTAGADEYGHDRRADRIAAQVLAYDTFGLFPQHVRAIDVGALRDDGTLVSLRATGEAYLITEWAEGELYADDLRRIGRDGALRELDVARADALVRYLVALHRTPGTHEGAYVRAIRDLIGAGEGVAGIADAYPEDTPGAPRARLDAIERACLEHRLRLRRRTDRLRRTHGDFHPFNLLFEGEKLIALDASRGAQGDPADDLASLTINHLFFGLEHRDVWNDGLGALWSRTFDRYLRESGDLGMLETIAPFFAWRALVVSSPRWYPHLRAEDRDRMLRFAERVLAAPRFDPVMGIEAMR from the coding sequence GTGCCCGATCGATCGGACAAGCTGCCCGCGGGGCTCCGCGCGCACCTCGCGTCGCTGTTCCCGGGCGCGCGCGTCGTGAGGGCGTGCGCGCTCGGGCCCGATGCGCATCCGCCGAGCGACGAGACCGAGAAGGAGCTGGGGTACGGACACCCGCTGCGCGTCACGCTCGCGACCGAGACGGGGACGACGCACGACGTCGTGCTCCACACCGCGGGAGCCGACGAGTACGGGCACGATCGCCGCGCCGACCGCATCGCCGCGCAGGTCCTCGCCTACGACACGTTCGGCCTCTTCCCGCAGCACGTGCGCGCGATCGACGTGGGCGCGCTGCGCGACGACGGAACCCTGGTGTCGCTGCGCGCGACCGGTGAGGCGTACCTGATCACCGAGTGGGCCGAGGGCGAGCTCTATGCCGACGATCTGCGTCGCATCGGGCGCGATGGAGCGCTGCGCGAGCTCGACGTGGCTCGCGCCGACGCGCTCGTGCGCTACCTCGTCGCGCTGCATCGCACGCCGGGCACCCACGAGGGCGCATACGTCCGCGCGATCCGCGATCTGATCGGCGCGGGCGAGGGCGTCGCGGGGATCGCCGATGCGTACCCCGAGGACACGCCGGGCGCGCCGCGCGCGCGGCTCGACGCGATCGAGCGCGCGTGCCTCGAGCACCGGCTGCGCCTGCGCCGCCGCACCGATCGGCTGCGCCGCACCCACGGCGACTTCCATCCGTTCAACCTGCTCTTCGAGGGCGAGAAGCTGATCGCGCTCGACGCGAGCCGCGGCGCGCAGGGCGATCCCGCCGACGATCTCGCGTCGCTCACGATCAACCACCTGTTCTTCGGGCTCGAGCACCGCGACGTGTGGAACGACGGGCTCGGCGCGTTGTGGTCGCGGACCTTCGATCGTTATCTGCGCGAGAGCGGCGATCTCGGGATGCTCGAGACGATTGCGCCCTTCTTCGCGTGGCGCGCGCTCGTCGTGTCGAGCCCGCGCTGGTATCCGCACCTGCGCGCCGAGGATCGCGATCGGATGCTGCGCTTCGCCGAGCGCGTCCTCGCCGCGCCGCGCTTCGATCCCGTGATGGGCATCGAGGCGATGCGGTGA
- a CDS encoding adenylyl-sulfate kinase, translating into MSGTASSGVVLWLTGLPSSGKSTLARRAADALRARGIPTLVLDGDDVRETLRPRLGYDDDARDAFYETLARLAALAASQGLVVLVPATAHRRAFRDRARALAPRFVEVHVDVPPEIAEARDDKGFYARARASRSSTMPGVGVSYEPPLAPELVVHGSDEVDALLAAIDRL; encoded by the coding sequence GTGAGCGGCACTGCCTCGAGCGGCGTCGTGCTCTGGCTCACCGGGCTTCCCTCGTCGGGCAAGTCGACGCTCGCGCGGCGCGCGGCCGACGCGCTGCGTGCGCGCGGGATCCCGACGCTCGTGCTCGACGGCGACGACGTGCGCGAGACGCTGCGCCCCCGCCTCGGCTACGACGACGACGCGCGCGACGCGTTCTACGAGACGCTCGCTCGCCTCGCTGCGCTCGCCGCATCGCAAGGGCTCGTGGTGCTCGTGCCCGCGACTGCGCATCGCCGCGCGTTCCGCGATCGCGCGCGCGCGCTCGCGCCGCGCTTCGTCGAGGTGCACGTCGACGTGCCGCCCGAGATCGCCGAGGCGCGCGACGACAAGGGCTTCTACGCGCGCGCTCGCGCGTCGCGGTCGAGCACGATGCCGGGCGTCGGCGTGAGCTACGAGCCGCCGCTCGCGCCGGAGCTCGTCGTGCACGGGAGCGACGAGGTCGACGCGCTGCTCGCCGCGATCGACCGGCTCTGA
- a CDS encoding TIGR02452 family protein — protein sequence MNDKPNRRRRQEIAEQTVAILRAGRYVAPSGREIDITTAIADAVAGTTLHTPERPPPRAIPSARPTTITVANETTLVGAKRLHDAGHRVAALVFGSARNPGGGFLGGSEAQEESLARASALYACEEGSPFYEHHRAHRAPYYSHHVIHAPDVPVLRDDAGTLLESPWPCTFLVAAAPNRRDLDPDEETAPVMAERIARILDVAAAHGHRTLVLGAFGCGVFRNDPVEVAGLFATALEGSHAGVFDEVRFSVLDTSEEGATFRAFAERFAHDRDR from the coding sequence ATGAACGACAAGCCGAACCGAAGACGTCGCCAGGAGATCGCGGAGCAGACGGTCGCGATCCTGCGGGCGGGCCGCTACGTCGCGCCGAGCGGGCGCGAGATCGACATCACCACTGCGATCGCCGATGCGGTCGCAGGCACCACGCTGCACACGCCGGAGCGTCCGCCACCGCGCGCGATCCCGAGCGCGCGCCCGACGACGATCACCGTCGCGAACGAGACCACGCTCGTCGGCGCGAAGCGCCTGCACGACGCGGGACATCGTGTCGCCGCGCTCGTGTTCGGCTCGGCGCGCAACCCGGGCGGTGGGTTCCTCGGCGGCTCCGAGGCGCAGGAGGAGAGCCTCGCGCGCGCGTCGGCGCTCTACGCGTGCGAGGAAGGCTCGCCCTTCTACGAGCACCACCGCGCGCACCGCGCTCCGTACTACTCGCACCACGTGATCCACGCGCCCGACGTGCCGGTGCTGCGCGACGACGCGGGCACGCTCCTCGAGTCGCCGTGGCCGTGCACGTTCCTCGTGGCCGCGGCGCCGAACCGGCGCGACCTCGATCCCGACGAGGAGACCGCGCCGGTCATGGCCGAGCGCATCGCGCGCATCCTCGACGTCGCTGCGGCGCACGGTCATCGCACGCTCGTGCTCGGTGCGTTCGGGTGCGGCGTGTTCCGCAACGATCCGGTCGAGGTCGCAGGGCTCTTCGCGACCGCGCTCGAGGGCAGCCACGCGGGCGTCTTCGACGAGGTGCGCTTCAGCGTGCTCGACACGTCCGAGGAGGGCGCGACGTTCCGCGCATTCGCCGAGCGGTTCGCGCATGATCGCGATCGATGA
- a CDS encoding YqjF family protein, which translates to MTLDRIAPTRRPEGPNAGTQRWRELLFVHWSVTLDEVRPLVPASLELDPWEGRAWIGAVPFRMEEIRPSWLPRAMALDFLELNLRTYVHHRGRPGVWFFSLEASSWLAVRAARLGWSLPYWHARMRTEREGARVRYTSSRRGHDARFDVEYEIDDAIGASAPGTFEHFLLERYLLFAAHRGRILEGQVHHLPYPAHRARVHRLEQTLTAAAGLPALQRAPEIVHWSPGVDVEVFGPWAT; encoded by the coding sequence ATGACGCTCGATCGCATCGCCCCGACGCGGCGGCCCGAGGGCCCGAACGCAGGCACGCAGCGATGGCGCGAGCTGCTCTTCGTCCACTGGAGCGTGACGCTCGACGAGGTGCGACCGCTCGTGCCCGCGTCGCTCGAGCTCGACCCGTGGGAAGGCCGCGCGTGGATCGGCGCGGTGCCGTTCCGCATGGAGGAGATCCGTCCTTCGTGGCTCCCGCGCGCGATGGCGCTCGACTTCCTCGAGCTCAACCTCCGTACCTACGTGCACCACCGCGGGCGCCCCGGCGTGTGGTTCTTCTCGCTCGAGGCGAGCTCGTGGCTCGCAGTGCGCGCGGCGCGCCTCGGGTGGTCGCTGCCGTACTGGCACGCGCGCATGCGCACCGAGCGCGAGGGCGCGCGCGTGAGGTACACGTCGTCGCGCCGCGGGCACGATGCGCGGTTCGACGTCGAGTACGAGATCGACGACGCGATCGGCGCCTCGGCGCCGGGCACGTTCGAGCACTTCCTGCTCGAGCGCTACCTGCTCTTCGCCGCGCACCGCGGGCGCATCCTCGAGGGCCAGGTGCACCACCTGCCCTACCCCGCGCATCGTGCGCGCGTGCACCGGCTCGAGCAGACGCTCACGGCGGCGGCAGGGCTGCCCGCGCTGCAGCGCGCGCCCGAGATCGTGCACTGGAGCCCGGGCGTCGACGTCGAGGTGTTCGGGCCGTGGGCGACGTGA
- a CDS encoding M16 family metallopeptidase: MNAPSRAHAAIAPACAILLLTTTLSAHAQVARDPQRFALEIPDPERYVLENGLEVILDPLPGRREVTVQVTYHVGAADQRPGWTGLAHLAEHLMFEGSLHVPSDAYIPWLERAGSLDRNATTSLDRTEYHQTLPSERLETALFLESDRMAYLLSVLDEANVAEQRRVVARERIEHDVLSAHGLLPSVIARALYPEEHPYRDVDERPSDLEAIRLAHVQWFVQSYYQPANATLVISGGFDPAPARAQIERWFGSIRRSAPRPARTAPPRVRLEDETRIVIEVDHTNDELRVIWPTPAYGAPGDAELDVVAHILEERLRLALVERGLAIGVWAGQMSRERGSEFTAGVVLPRDRGTAEALAVIDAEVARLREGVDPALVRRVDQVWFDRLVQRMERTAARAELLSLRWHDGTPYTVASDARRYAQVDAERTSRAVRAFLPLDRRIVVSLDATPGVPEGGRVVTTQHARRSR, from the coding sequence ATGAACGCCCCATCCCGCGCGCACGCCGCGATTGCTCCCGCGTGCGCGATCCTCCTCCTCACGACCACGCTGTCGGCACACGCCCAGGTCGCGCGTGACCCCCAGCGCTTCGCGCTCGAGATCCCCGACCCCGAGCGCTACGTGCTCGAGAACGGGCTCGAGGTGATCCTCGATCCGCTCCCGGGCCGGCGCGAGGTCACGGTGCAGGTCACCTACCACGTCGGCGCGGCGGATCAGCGCCCCGGGTGGACCGGCCTCGCGCACCTCGCCGAGCACCTGATGTTCGAGGGCTCGCTGCACGTGCCGAGCGACGCGTACATCCCGTGGCTCGAGCGCGCGGGAAGCCTCGATCGCAACGCGACGACCTCGCTCGATCGCACCGAGTACCACCAGACGCTGCCCTCGGAGCGCCTCGAGACCGCGCTCTTCCTCGAGAGCGATCGCATGGCGTACCTGCTCTCGGTGCTCGACGAGGCGAACGTCGCGGAGCAGCGTCGCGTCGTCGCCCGCGAGCGCATCGAGCACGACGTGCTGAGCGCGCACGGGCTGCTGCCCTCCGTGATCGCGCGCGCGCTCTATCCCGAAGAGCATCCCTACCGCGACGTCGACGAGCGCCCCTCCGACCTCGAGGCGATCCGGCTCGCGCACGTGCAGTGGTTCGTGCAGTCGTACTACCAGCCCGCGAACGCGACGCTGGTGATCTCCGGCGGGTTCGATCCCGCGCCGGCGCGTGCGCAGATCGAGCGCTGGTTCGGGAGCATCCGTCGCTCGGCGCCTCGGCCCGCACGCACGGCCCCGCCGCGGGTCCGACTGGAGGACGAGACGCGCATCGTGATCGAGGTCGACCACACGAACGACGAGCTGCGGGTGATCTGGCCGACGCCGGCGTACGGCGCGCCGGGCGACGCCGAGCTCGACGTGGTCGCGCACATCCTCGAAGAGCGGCTGCGCCTCGCGCTGGTCGAGCGCGGCCTCGCGATCGGCGTGTGGGCCGGGCAGATGAGCCGCGAACGAGGATCCGAGTTCACCGCGGGCGTGGTGCTCCCGCGCGATCGCGGCACGGCCGAGGCGCTCGCGGTGATCGACGCGGAGGTCGCGCGTCTGCGCGAGGGCGTCGACCCCGCGCTCGTGCGGCGCGTGGATCAGGTGTGGTTCGACCGGCTGGTGCAGCGCATGGAGCGCACCGCGGCGCGCGCGGAGCTGCTCTCGCTGCGCTGGCACGACGGCACGCCGTACACCGTCGCGTCCGATGCGCGCCGCTACGCGCAGGTCGACGCCGAGCGCACCTCGCGCGCGGTGCGCGCGTTCCTGCCGCTCGATCGCCGCATCGTGGTCTCGCTCGATGCCACGCCGGGCGTGCCCGAGGGCGGCCGCGTGGTGACGACGCAGCACGCGCGGAGGTCGCGATGA
- a CDS encoding M16 family metallopeptidase, with product MRSSMLVLVLALAAVHAGCGGATRATLPAPRRPLVRTPDEASRAAPPLATLPLLEVPEVHRTTLATGLDVQVVPRRELPLVAIVLASRAFHVHDPAAPRGAASLTARVIERELERMALAARGRELPVPQVSVGSDGLVVSMQVPSAEIVTALTMLSAVLRAEECYPADVELARVGHRELVARAQTVGRIASLSAIASLYGPHDPRSAPSYGSAMHVERLQRGDCIAQRRRGLVPAATTIAIAGDITPEEAFAHVQGTLGAWARTGDVVPAAPRPTFPPPERNLLLVPVRSSEGSLMIVERGPGPAEPGFPAFAVLTRMLGGMFSSRMNLEMRERRGLSYGVSAELGISADHSAVRIECTVRGDRLLETLQVFEGELARMRTPGRIEDDELATAVSMERAILRTQLESRAGVASALAYAFLRGTSLADHARLDAALASLGRDDVARAAQAFRLGDAPVVMIGPQEIAPALSRARPGRFAMIVAR from the coding sequence ATGAGATCGTCGATGCTCGTGCTCGTGCTCGCGCTCGCCGCGGTGCACGCAGGCTGCGGAGGCGCGACGCGCGCGACGTTGCCCGCGCCGCGCCGTCCGCTGGTGCGCACGCCCGACGAGGCATCGCGCGCGGCCCCGCCGCTCGCGACGCTCCCGCTGCTCGAGGTGCCCGAGGTGCACCGGACGACGCTCGCGACGGGGCTCGACGTGCAGGTGGTGCCGCGCCGCGAGCTGCCGCTGGTGGCGATCGTGCTCGCGTCGCGCGCGTTCCACGTGCACGACCCCGCAGCACCGCGCGGCGCGGCGTCGCTGACCGCGCGCGTGATCGAGCGAGAGCTCGAGCGCATGGCGCTCGCGGCGCGAGGTCGCGAGCTGCCGGTCCCCCAGGTGTCGGTCGGCAGCGACGGCCTGGTCGTCTCGATGCAGGTGCCGAGCGCCGAGATCGTCACCGCGCTGACGATGCTCTCGGCCGTGCTGCGCGCCGAGGAGTGCTACCCCGCCGACGTCGAGCTCGCGCGCGTCGGGCACCGCGAGCTCGTCGCACGCGCCCAGACCGTGGGTCGCATCGCGAGCCTGAGCGCGATCGCATCGCTCTACGGCCCGCACGATCCGCGCTCCGCGCCGTCCTACGGCAGCGCGATGCACGTCGAGCGCCTCCAGCGCGGCGACTGCATCGCCCAGCGCCGCCGCGGGCTCGTGCCTGCGGCGACGACGATTGCGATCGCGGGCGACATCACGCCCGAAGAGGCGTTCGCGCACGTCCAGGGCACGCTCGGCGCATGGGCGCGCACCGGCGACGTCGTGCCCGCCGCGCCGCGGCCGACGTTCCCGCCGCCCGAGCGCAACCTGCTCCTCGTGCCGGTGCGCTCGTCGGAGGGCTCGCTGATGATCGTCGAGCGCGGCCCCGGCCCGGCCGAGCCGGGGTTCCCCGCGTTCGCGGTGCTCACGCGGATGCTCGGCGGGATGTTCTCGTCGCGCATGAACCTCGAGATGCGCGAGCGCCGCGGCTTGTCGTACGGCGTCTCGGCGGAGCTCGGCATCTCGGCGGATCACTCGGCGGTTCGCATCGAGTGCACGGTCCGCGGCGATCGACTGCTCGAGACGCTGCAGGTGTTCGAGGGCGAGCTCGCGCGCATGCGAACGCCCGGGCGCATCGAGGACGACGAGCTCGCGACCGCGGTGAGCATGGAGCGCGCGATCCTGCGGACCCAGCTCGAGTCGCGCGCCGGCGTGGCCTCCGCGCTCGCGTACGCGTTCCTCCGCGGGACATCGCTCGCGGACCACGCGCGGCTCGATGCGGCGCTCGCGTCGCTCGGGCGCGACGACGTGGCGCGCGCTGCACAGGCGTTCCGCCTCGGCGACGCGCCGGTGGTGATGATCGGACCGCAGGAGATCGCCCCGGCGCTCTCTCGCGCGCGGCCCGGCCGATTCGCGATGATCGTGGCCCGATGA
- a CDS encoding putative metal-binding motif-containing protein, with translation MGNDIFRGYVIGALVALAACGQPEQDVDASTQDDTDARVECASDAECSDGRFCNGVERCAPRGAGADARGCVPAAEPACAIGQACDEDADRCTTMCAVTEDADGDGAIAIDCGGDDCDDSDRHVFPEATEICDPEHVDEDCDPTTLGALDRDADGYADEACCNDRGDGILACGDDCNDLERAVSPTSSEICDGFDNDCDETIDERVQASGFLDADGDLHGDPASPRMACPGDARFSAVDDDCDDADAQRHGSQSEACNGRDDDCDGTVDEATSTLTWYRDADGDGFGDPSATSRACAPPAGHVLIALDCDDGDAEVHPAAAERCNGEDDDCNGRADFRVDRGDYEDDDHDLRPDAACSEDESVADCDDRNPDVRPGAPELVDGVDNDCDAAADDVCRVTSWYVDADGDGYGDGASEAMRACEPIAGRAPRDGDCDDTAPEHNPAQREVCNGEDDDCDGDVDESSGALCFLAHAIGACDAGACTIDACGRGWRDCDDEVDDGCEISIATDPANCGACGTECPGGARAVAACTMGRCGFDCEDGYGDCDGEASNGCEADVYSDVLSCGACGRVCSNRPNATRDCRLGACVADCTSGYENCDGDITDGCEVSIARDATSCGACGVSCGTAGEICIDRSCETPVFASSGSEGAFAPSADVVLSPGVHHFTTITIPEGVVVTTSGSGVLELRATGDVIIAGRVDVSGARGGRGSAAFPASDSGGGGATGNPLAIGVDFDAEVSECGTPGSGGTGAAGGTGVSGSPSCSLGGAFGGGAGGLATGAGGGGGGYAGGGGGCDYQSMRAGGAGGSAAGNAGGAGCVASGCVPAEGGHAFGAYSGGAPAGCRGGGGGSIGQQAAADLAVATTFRPGSAGGGAGGAYVSGSGGGGGGGGAVRISSPTRIEITSSGAVRADGGDGGHGPGSGDHSGGAGSGGVVYLAAPALRIDGVVSALGGIGGGGSSANAGGDGGLGRVRLSALAEECTITGVISPTLARGCAPSSITEHPYVARYPL, from the coding sequence GTGGGGAACGACATCTTCCGTGGGTACGTGATCGGGGCGCTGGTCGCGCTCGCGGCGTGCGGACAACCCGAGCAGGACGTCGACGCGAGCACACAGGACGACACCGACGCGCGCGTCGAGTGCGCGAGCGACGCCGAGTGCAGCGACGGGCGCTTCTGCAACGGCGTCGAGCGCTGCGCGCCACGGGGCGCGGGCGCCGACGCGCGCGGCTGCGTGCCCGCGGCGGAGCCCGCGTGCGCGATCGGACAGGCGTGCGACGAGGACGCCGATCGGTGCACGACCATGTGCGCGGTGACCGAGGACGCCGACGGCGACGGCGCGATCGCGATCGACTGCGGCGGCGACGACTGCGACGACTCCGACCGCCACGTCTTCCCGGAGGCGACCGAGATCTGCGATCCCGAGCACGTCGACGAGGACTGCGATCCCACCACGCTCGGCGCGCTCGATCGCGACGCCGACGGATACGCCGACGAGGCGTGCTGCAACGATCGCGGCGACGGCATCCTCGCGTGCGGCGACGACTGCAACGATCTCGAGCGCGCCGTGTCGCCGACCTCGAGCGAGATCTGCGACGGCTTCGACAACGACTGCGACGAGACGATCGACGAGCGCGTGCAGGCCTCGGGGTTCCTCGATGCCGACGGCGATCTGCACGGTGATCCCGCGTCCCCTCGCATGGCGTGCCCCGGCGACGCGCGCTTCTCCGCGGTCGACGACGACTGCGACGACGCGGACGCGCAGCGTCACGGCTCGCAGTCCGAGGCGTGCAACGGACGCGACGACGACTGCGACGGCACCGTCGACGAGGCGACCTCGACGCTCACCTGGTACCGCGACGCCGACGGTGACGGGTTCGGCGATCCCAGCGCGACCTCGCGCGCGTGCGCTCCGCCCGCCGGGCACGTGCTGATCGCGCTCGACTGCGACGACGGCGACGCGGAGGTGCATCCCGCGGCCGCCGAGCGCTGCAACGGCGAGGACGACGACTGCAACGGGCGCGCGGACTTCCGCGTCGATCGCGGCGACTACGAGGACGACGATCACGATCTCCGCCCCGACGCCGCGTGCAGCGAGGACGAGAGCGTCGCGGACTGCGACGATCGCAACCCCGACGTGCGCCCCGGCGCGCCCGAGCTCGTCGACGGAGTCGACAACGACTGCGACGCGGCCGCCGACGACGTGTGCCGCGTCACGAGCTGGTACGTCGATGCCGACGGAGACGGCTACGGCGACGGCGCGAGCGAAGCGATGCGCGCGTGCGAGCCGATCGCCGGCCGCGCGCCGCGCGACGGCGACTGCGACGACACAGCGCCCGAGCACAACCCCGCGCAGCGCGAGGTGTGCAACGGCGAGGACGACGACTGCGACGGAGACGTCGACGAGAGCTCGGGCGCGCTCTGCTTCCTCGCGCACGCGATCGGCGCGTGTGACGCGGGCGCGTGCACGATCGACGCGTGCGGGCGCGGCTGGCGCGACTGCGACGACGAGGTCGACGACGGATGCGAGATCTCGATCGCGACCGACCCTGCGAATTGCGGCGCGTGCGGGACCGAGTGCCCCGGCGGAGCTCGCGCCGTGGCCGCGTGCACGATGGGTCGCTGCGGCTTCGACTGCGAGGACGGCTACGGCGACTGCGACGGCGAGGCGAGCAACGGCTGCGAGGCCGACGTCTACTCGGACGTGCTGAGCTGCGGCGCGTGCGGTCGCGTGTGCTCGAACCGACCGAACGCCACGCGCGACTGTCGCCTCGGGGCGTGCGTCGCCGACTGCACGAGCGGCTACGAGAACTGCGACGGCGACATCACCGACGGCTGCGAGGTCTCGATCGCGCGTGACGCGACGAGCTGCGGCGCGTGCGGCGTGAGCTGCGGCACCGCGGGCGAGATCTGCATCGATCGCTCGTGCGAGACACCGGTGTTCGCGAGCAGCGGATCGGAAGGCGCGTTCGCGCCCAGCGCGGACGTGGTGCTCTCGCCCGGCGTGCACCACTTCACGACGATCACGATCCCCGAGGGGGTGGTGGTCACGACGTCGGGCAGCGGCGTGCTCGAGCTTCGCGCGACGGGCGACGTGATCATCGCGGGGCGCGTCGACGTGTCGGGCGCGCGCGGTGGTCGAGGGAGCGCGGCGTTCCCCGCGTCCGACTCGGGCGGCGGCGGCGCGACCGGCAATCCGCTGGCGATCGGCGTGGACTTCGACGCCGAGGTGAGCGAGTGCGGGACGCCCGGGAGCGGCGGCACCGGCGCGGCGGGCGGCACCGGTGTGTCGGGGTCGCCGTCGTGCTCGCTCGGCGGAGCCTTCGGCGGCGGCGCAGGCGGGCTCGCGACCGGCGCGGGCGGAGGAGGCGGCGGCTACGCGGGCGGCGGAGGCGGCTGCGACTACCAGAGCATGCGCGCCGGCGGTGCGGGTGGATCGGCGGCCGGCAACGCAGGTGGCGCGGGGTGCGTCGCGAGCGGGTGCGTGCCCGCCGAGGGTGGCCACGCGTTCGGCGCGTACTCGGGTGGCGCGCCCGCGGGATGTCGCGGGGGTGGTGGCGGATCGATCGGACAGCAGGCCGCGGCGGATCTCGCGGTGGCGACGACGTTCCGCCCGGGGAGCGCCGGCGGTGGCGCGGGCGGCGCGTACGTCTCGGGCTCGGGCGGCGGCGGGGGTGGCGGAGGCGCGGTGCGCATCTCGAGCCCGACGCGCATCGAGATCACGTCGAGCGGTGCGGTGCGCGCCGACGGCGGCGACGGCGGGCACGGTCCGGGCAGCGGCGATCACAGCGGCGGCGCGGGATCGGGCGGCGTCGTGTACCTCGCGGCGCCTGCGCTGCGGATCGACGGCGTGGTGAGCGCGCTCGGCGGGATCGGCGGTGGTGGCAGCAGCGCGAACGCGGGCGGCGACGGCGGGCTCGGACGCGTGCGGCTCTCGGCGCTCGCCGAGGAGTGCACGATCACCGGCGTGATCTCGCCGACGCTCGCGCGCGGATGCGCACCGAGCTCGATCACCGAGCACCCGTACGTCGCGCGCTATCCGCTTTGA
- a CDS encoding peroxiredoxin family protein has protein sequence MTRRAALLAMIAALSAATLARAQLVEPPSEPGDFSLEETSGQTRTLASVRGRVVIVFYEDRDHTSVNHAFKETLHRFVIDNHLQQQATTYAVADVHGIDGIVRDMARGAIRTIAQRYGIQILLDWDGALRRAPFSLRGGEANVALIDRQGRVRWRHAGAIGETERTSFFRTFRQLLREPAPTP, from the coding sequence GTGACCCGCCGGGCTGCGCTGCTCGCGATGATCGCCGCGCTCTCCGCGGCGACCCTCGCGCGCGCGCAGCTCGTCGAGCCGCCGAGCGAGCCCGGCGACTTCTCGCTCGAGGAGACCTCGGGACAGACGCGGACGCTCGCGTCGGTGCGCGGTCGCGTGGTGATCGTCTTCTACGAGGATCGCGATCACACGTCGGTGAACCACGCGTTCAAGGAGACGCTCCACCGCTTCGTGATCGACAACCACCTGCAGCAGCAGGCGACGACCTACGCGGTGGCCGACGTGCACGGCATCGACGGCATCGTGCGCGACATGGCGCGCGGCGCGATCCGCACGATCGCGCAGCGCTACGGGATCCAGATCCTGCTCGACTGGGACGGTGCGCTGCGTCGCGCGCCGTTCTCGCTGCGCGGCGGAGAGGCGAACGTCGCGCTGATCGATCGTCAGGGTCGCGTGCGATGGCGCCACGCGGGGGCGATCGGAGAGACGGAGCGCACGTCGTTCTTCCGCACGTTCCGCCAGCTCCTGCGCGAGCCCGCGCCGACTCCCTGA